In the Helicobacter colisuis genome, CTTTGATTGTTCTAAGATTCTCTCTATGTATGTAGGCGAGAGTGAAAAAAATGTCCGAAAAATCTTTGATACTTATAAAGAGCTTTGCAAAGAAAGCAAGGAAAGCCCCATCTTACTTCTTGATGAAGCCGATCAATTCCTTAGTATGCGAAGCACAAGTGCAAATAGTGCAGATAAAATGCACAATCAAATGCAAAATATTTTTTTAGAACAAATTGAGAAATTTAATGGAATCTTAATTGCTACAACTAATCTTTTAGAAACTATTGATACGGCATTTTCAAGACGCTTTAATTATAAAATTGAATTTAAAAAACCTAATTTAGAGGAAAGACTTTTGTTGTGGGAAAAACTCTTGCCCAAAAACGCTCCCTATGAAAAGACATTTAACCTAAAATCTCTTGCAGAATTTTCTCTCACTGGAGGACAAATCTTTCTTGTTATTAAAAATACTGCTTTTTTAGTCGCCACACAAGAATCCCCTCTTTTTACCACACAAATATTTATTGAAGAGATTAAAAGGGAATTAAATTCTAACTTTGATGGGCAACGCGAAATGGGATTTCACATTTAAGCTTTGCAAATTAAAAGTTTTTTGTTAAGATATACTTATTTATTTTACAAGGCAGTATGATGACTCGTTTTTCAAAAATTGGTTTTATTTTAGCAACAGCAGGAAGTGCCATTGGCTTAGGTGGTATTTGGAAATTCCCTTACATGGTCGGAGAAAGTGGCGGTGGTGCCTTTGTGCTAATATTTATCATAGCGTTTTTGGTATTTGGACTTAGCGTTTTTATTGCTGAAATGATTTTAGGTAGGGCAAGTGAGCGAGATTGTTTTAGCGCCTTTGAAACCCTTGCACCCAAAGGACACAAATACCTTAAATACGGCGGAATAATGGTTTTTTCAGGCTTGGTAATTTTTTCATTTTATGTAGTTGTTTTAGGTTGGCTTACACACTATATGATGCTAAGTCTAATTGGATTGCCCAAAACGCTTGAAGCTACACAAAATCTTTGGGGAAATTTCGTAAGCGCTCAAGTAGGTTATCAACTTTTATGGCATTTTGTTATAGTCGCACTTTGTGCCTATGTCTTAAATCAAGGAGTAAAAAAAGGAATTGAGAAACTTAACCTCATTCTTATGCCTTTATTGTTAATTATATTTATTGGACTTTTGGGCTATGCGATGTATCAAGATTCATTTTGGGCTTCTTTTAATTTTTTATTTGCACCAGATTTTAGCAAACTCACACCCAAAGTTATTGTTGATGCAATCGGACAAGCATTTTTTGCTCTCTCTTTAGGAGTTGGCGTGATTCTTACTTACTCCAACTCATTACCTAAAAAAGGTAATTTTATCCGATCTGCCATCATCATAGCCTTACTTAATTTTGTTTTTTGTATTGTCGCAGGACTTGTAATCTTTACTTTCATTTTTGGCTATGGGGCAACGCCAGATAGCGGACCTGGATTAGTCTTTATCTCACTACCACTTATTTTTGCTAATATGGGCTTAAGCGGACAAATTATTGCATTTCTCTTTTTTATTGCTTTGATTTTTGCTGGGATTACTTCAGCTATCTCTATGCTTGAACCACTTAATGCATGGCTTATTGACCGCTTTTCTTTCTCTCGAACCAAAGCAAATCTCACAACTATTAGCATCACATATATCTTAGGAGTAATACTTCTATTTAGCAACATTGCAATCTATCAAGAAAACTTGAGCTTTTTTGGTAAAAATTTATTTGGTTGGTTTGATTATATTAGTGCATCTTATATGCTACCCCTAGCTGGAGTATTCTTATGTATCTTTGTGGGTTGGATACTTCCAAAATCACAAGTCTATGCAATGTGTGAGGGAAATCTCACTGGAAAAATCTTTAAAATATGGTATTTTATTATTAAGTTTATCGCACCTGTTGGAATTATAGTTTCTATGATAACTCTAGCTATTGAAGGCTTATAACAAACTATTCTGCTTCAAAGATTCCATTTTGGATACTTCTTTGAAGCTCTTGAGCTTTTTTGAGCAATTCTTGTTGATCTTTTTTTGAATCATTTTCTTTGGGTGTATCTATTTCTTTTGTTTGCGAATTGATTGAATTTTTATTTGGATTCTTATCAACAACTCCCATTTTTACAAAAGTATCTTCATAGTTTTTACCACCTTTTTTTACACGAATATAAACCTGCCCACTTGCTTGATCATACAAATAAGTATCATCCAAATCATTAAACATTACCCAAGGTTGTGCTTTTAAACTATAAGCCATAAGAAGAATCAAAAATATTTTCATACCCCTCCTTTTGTGCTTAGAATTTTATCCAAAACAAGCCAATTTTATAGCAATTTTATTTCATATTCTATTTTAGAGACATCAAGCTTTTCTTGTAAGGTTGCAACACTTTCTACTTCAAAATATATTGCAATCCCACAATCACTAGAAAACTCCCTTGGGGTAGGAACAAGTTTAAAATGAATTTTTGTAGTTTTTAGTAACATTTCCGTTTCAAATGCACTTGCAGTGGTAAAAAAAATCAAATAGCCACAAATCATTCTATAAACCTTTAGCTTTTAGCAATCTTACTTAGAGCTGCAAGGAAAGATTCTATCTCGCTATGTGTATTAAACACCCCAGCACTCACTCTCACACTTCCACCATTTTCAAAACTACCTAGTATCTTATGTGTTGCAGGATTACAATGCAATCCAATACGCACACAGATTCCAAACTCCCTATCAAGTCTCAAACCCACTTCTGAAACACTTTTGCCATCAACGCTTAATGAAAGCGTTGCATTAGCTCCTAGTCCCTCCAAACTCTCACTAACTCCATAAAGTCTCACGCCCTTTATATTTTTAAGCCCTTTTATGAGATGATTCCTTAAATTTAATTCATGTGTATGAATTGCTGCTATACCTTTGGCATTTATCCATTCTATCCCTGCACACATTCCTGCAATTCCATGCATATTTGGTGTGCCACTTTCAAATCTATCGGGCAAAAATAGTGGCTGAATCTCCTCTTCACTCGCGCTACCTGTGCCACCAAAAATAAGTGGTTCTAACCGCTGTATTTCAAAGCTATCACTAACTAATAGCGCTCCTACACCCATAGGAGACAAAAGTCCTTTATGTGCGCTCAAAGCCAAAAAATCAACCTGCTCCATTACATCAGACATTTCCACACACCCAACACTCTGCGCTCCATCTAGCAAAAATGCCACACCTTCACTTCGAGCCAATGCGCTAAGCTCTCTAAGAGGTATCATCACGCCACTAACATTGTTAATATGCGCACACGCTAGAAGATTAGCACCCTTTAACAACTCTCTAGCTACTTTTAAATCCAATTCACAAGATGGTGCGCATGGAATCTGTCGTATTTCAAGATTCAAATACTCTTTTAGAGCATTAAGGGGACGCATTAAAGCATTATGCTCCATTTGTGTGGTTACCACCACACTATTAGGTCGCAAAAACCCTTGCAAAACAACATTAATTGCCATTGTGGTATTATGCACAAAAAACACTCTTTTGCAATCTTTTAAGCCCAATAAATCTGCCAAAAATCGTCGCGATTGATATAAAATCCTCCCTGATTGTATAGAAAGCATATGGGCGCTACGCCCAGGACTAGCCCCTATATCCTCCATAAAAGCACATACAGCCTCCTTTACTCTAGGTGCTTTAGGAAAGCTTGTTGCTGCGTTATCTAAATAGATTCTATGATTCACACCCTCACCCAAGCTTTTTGCATAACTCATAGACAATCTCGCCTTGAACTTCAGAGATTTTTTTCACCTCATAACCATAATGACTTGCCATTCGCTGAATATTATCACTTGCAGCACCGCAGCTACAAAGCACCCTAATAGATTCTTCACCTTGTTCACACAAAGGTTTTAAGTTTAGCACAGGCTCTGGGCAACTAAGCCCCCTAACATCAAGCTCCTTCATTTTATCTCCTCTCTCTTGCAAAAATCGCAACAAGCAAACAAAATACAATCCCTACAAAAACTGCAATTGGCGCATTTACTCCAATTCCAGCAGGTGAGCTTGCAAGTCCAAAATTATGTGCAAATGCCGCCCCCATAAGCAATCCAAACACAAATACACCTGCATCGCTATCACCCTCACCACTTAACACAAGCTGCCTACCTGGACAACCACCTGCTAAACTAAAGGCAAATCCAGAAAGTAACATCCCAAGGAAATTCCACACCCAATCATTATGAGCGATAGGCTGCCCACTAAATCCCGGATTAAAATACCCCAACGCTAGATTAGTTAAAAACGCTGCAATTACAAGTGCAATCACACCTTGTAAAATATGCGTATCTTTCAATAACACACTATCACGCACTGCAGCAATCATACAAAATCGGCTTTTTTGAAATATTGCACCCAAAAATAATCCTGCTACAAGCGAAATAATAAGTGGTGCGTGTTGTGAAGCAGGACCTTTTTGTGAAAATTTAATGGGAGCTTCTACATCTAGCAAACCCCAAATTAATAATCCAAAAAGCCCTACCATAAAAAGCGGGAAAATAAAGCCCACAATTTTGCTAGTGGCGTAGGATCGCCCAAGTGAAAAGCCACGCTTGAGAAAAAAGATACCAATTAATATCCCACACACAAGTCCAAAAATACCCGCTATGGAAGTAAAATCCCCTGCGCTAAATCTAAGCCACATTCTCCAAGGACAGCCCAAGAATACTAATGCTCCAATCATAGCAAAAACACCAAGCATAAAACGCACCACAGGCGCACTTCCAGCGCGTGGGCGAAACTCCCCAAATGCAAAAGATGCCACAAGAGCACCAATCACAAGCCCAATAACTTCAGGGCGAATATACTGCACTACAGCGGCTTGATGAAGATTTAATCCCCCAGCAATATCTCGCGTAAAACACGCAGCACATACACCCATATTACCCGGATTCCCTAAAGAAACCAAAAGAGGCGCAATTACACCCAATGCTATGCCCGCCAAAATAGGCCAAACTGCTAATCGCATACAAACTCCTAGAAATAATACAACAATAAATTTAGACAGCCTTGTAAATAATAAAAGAAGAACTGTGTGCTTAATCCTTAAGCCAAAATAAAGCATAATCGTAATGTAAAATGACTTAAAAAAATATAAAACAAATTTTAAAAAATTTCTACTTTAGGCATTTGTTTTTTATGATGGATTTTAAAAGATTGCATTTTTTAACTTAAATTTATGGAATGGTAGTAATAGTAAAGATTTAGTAGAAAAAAGTTTCACAGCAATTTTATTTGATTTTAGATAAAAAGCCAAATCAATTAATATAAGAATAAAATTTCTTAAAAATTTTATTACTATAGACTAGAAGCTTTATATTTGAAGATTTTAATTTTAAAAAACACTTATTTTGGTTAAGCCCCTAGAGCTTAACCATTTCTTTTTTCCATAATTTCTTTAGAAATATTGCTTGGCACTTCACCATAGTGATCAAATTCCATAGTGTAAGTTCCACGCCCTTGAGTAGCTGAACGCAAATCAGTAGAATAACCAAACATCTCGGCTAATGGAACAAAAGCATTGACAATTTTTAATCCCATTCTGTCATCCATTGAGTTGATTTGACCTCTTCTGCGGTTTAAATCACCAATAACATCACCCATATACTCTTCAGGCACTTCAACTTCCACTTTCATCATTGGCTCTAATAAAACTGCCCCTGCCTTGCGACAAGCATCTTTAAACGCCATAGAACCTGCAATTTTAAATGCCATTTCTGAAGAATCCACATCGTGATAGCTACCATCAAAAAGAGTAACTTTAAAATCCACAACTGGGTAACCTGCCAAAACACCATTTTGCATAGCTTCTTGAATACCTTTATCAACAGCTGGAATATATTCTTTAGGAATTACACCACCTGAAATATTATTTACAAATTCATAACCTTTGCCTGGCTCTTGTGGTTCTAAGCGGATAAATACATGTCCATATTGTCCCCTACCACCAGATTGCTTGGCATATTTACATTCCTGCTCAACACTTTGGCGAATTGTTTCGCGGAATGCAACTTGAGGTTGTCCTACCTCTGCTTCTACTTTAAACTCACGCTTTAATCTATCGACGATAATCTCTAGGTGCAATTCTCCCATACCAGAAATAATAGTTTGCCCCGATTCTTCATCTGTATGAACTCTAAAGCTCGGATCCTCTTCTGCAAGCTTTGCCAAGGCTAAAGCCATTTTTTCTTGATCTGCTTTTGTTTTTGGCTCTACTGCAATAGAAATAACTGGATCTGGGAATTCCATTCTCTCTAAAATAACAGGCTCTTTTTCAGAGCAAAGTGTATCCCCTGTCAAAGTCTCTTTTAAACCAACAAAGGCACAAATTTCCCCTGCATACACTTCTTTAATATCCTCGCGCTTATTGGAATGCATTTTCAACAATCTTCCAACACGCTCTTTTTTGCCTTTTGTAGAGTTAAGCACATAGCTTCCTGATTCCAAACTTCCACGATAAACGCGAACGAAAGTCAATTGCCCCACAAATGGATCTGTCATAATTTTGAATGCCAATCCTGCAAACTCACCATCATCAGTTGATTTTACGCTTACTTCTTTTTCCTCATCTTTTGCATCAACACCGCGAATATCTGCAACTTCAGTTGGGGCTGGAAGATAGTCGATAACAGCATCTAGCAAGGTTTGAACTCCTTTGTTTTTAAAGCTAGAACCACAAAGCATAGGAATAATTTCCATTGCCAAACAACCTTTTTTAATCGCAGCTTTAATCTCTTCAACGCTTAGCTCTTCACCACCAAGATATTTTTCCATCAAAGCTTCATCTTGTTCAGCAGCAAATTCCACCATTTTTTCGCGATATTCATTGGCTTTTTCTACTAACTCTGCAGGAATTTCTTCAATGTCATACTTAGCACCCATTGATTCATCATTCCATACGATTGCCTTCATTTGAATAAGATCAACAACTCCCTTAAAGGTATCTTCCGCACCAATTGGAATCACAAGTGGAACTGGACGCGCTTTAAGTCTTGTAGCAATTTGTGATTCTACATTATAGAAGTTCGCACCAATTCTGTCCATTTTATTAACAAAAACGATTCTTGGAACACCATATTTATTAGCTTGCCTCCACACAGTTTCACTTTGTGGTTGCACACCACCTACTGAACAAAATACCGCTACAGCACCATCTAAGACACGCATTGACCTTTCTACTTCAATAGTAAAATCCACGTGTCCGGGAGTGTCAATCAAGTTAATTTGATAATCTTTCCAAAAACAAGTTGTCGCAGCAGAAGTAATTGTAATACCTCTTTCTTTCTCTTGCTCCATCCAATCCATTGTAGCAGCACCATCATGCACCTCACCGATCTTGTGGCTAACACCTGTATAAAACAAGATTCTCTCTGAAGTTGTCGTTTTACCTGCATCAATGTGAGCTGCAATACCAATATTTCTAATTCTATTTAATGGGGTTTTTCTTGCCATTTTATAATCCTTTGGGATAACATATTTTTTATAAAGAAATTGCAGAAATCTTAGAAGGAAGATCCCTTCTA is a window encoding:
- a CDS encoding aminotransferase class V-fold PLP-dependent enzyme, producing the protein MSYAKSLGEGVNHRIYLDNAATSFPKAPRVKEAVCAFMEDIGASPGRSAHMLSIQSGRILYQSRRFLADLLGLKDCKRVFFVHNTTMAINVVLQGFLRPNSVVVTTQMEHNALMRPLNALKEYLNLEIRQIPCAPSCELDLKVARELLKGANLLACAHINNVSGVMIPLRELSALARSEGVAFLLDGAQSVGCVEMSDVMEQVDFLALSAHKGLLSPMGVGALLVSDSFEIQRLEPLIFGGTGSASEEEIQPLFLPDRFESGTPNMHGIAGMCAGIEWINAKGIAAIHTHELNLRNHLIKGLKNIKGVRLYGVSESLEGLGANATLSLSVDGKSVSEVGLRLDREFGICVRIGLHCNPATHKILGSFENGGSVRVSAGVFNTHSEIESFLAALSKIAKS
- the yedE gene encoding YedE family putative selenium transporter; amino-acid sequence: MRLAVWPILAGIALGVIAPLLVSLGNPGNMGVCAACFTRDIAGGLNLHQAAVVQYIRPEVIGLVIGALVASFAFGEFRPRAGSAPVVRFMLGVFAMIGALVFLGCPWRMWLRFSAGDFTSIAGIFGLVCGILIGIFFLKRGFSLGRSYATSKIVGFIFPLFMVGLFGLLIWGLLDVEAPIKFSQKGPASQHAPLIISLVAGLFLGAIFQKSRFCMIAAVRDSVLLKDTHILQGVIALVIAAFLTNLALGYFNPGFSGQPIAHNDWVWNFLGMLLSGFAFSLAGGCPGRQLVLSGEGDSDAGVFVFGLLMGAAFAHNFGLASSPAGIGVNAPIAVFVGIVFCLLVAIFARERR
- the fusA gene encoding elongation factor G is translated as MARKTPLNRIRNIGIAAHIDAGKTTTSERILFYTGVSHKIGEVHDGAATMDWMEQEKERGITITSAATTCFWKDYQINLIDTPGHVDFTIEVERSMRVLDGAVAVFCSVGGVQPQSETVWRQANKYGVPRIVFVNKMDRIGANFYNVESQIATRLKARPVPLVIPIGAEDTFKGVVDLIQMKAIVWNDESMGAKYDIEEIPAELVEKANEYREKMVEFAAEQDEALMEKYLGGEELSVEEIKAAIKKGCLAMEIIPMLCGSSFKNKGVQTLLDAVIDYLPAPTEVADIRGVDAKDEEKEVSVKSTDDGEFAGLAFKIMTDPFVGQLTFVRVYRGSLESGSYVLNSTKGKKERVGRLLKMHSNKREDIKEVYAGEICAFVGLKETLTGDTLCSEKEPVILERMEFPDPVISIAVEPKTKADQEKMALALAKLAEEDPSFRVHTDEESGQTIISGMGELHLEIIVDRLKREFKVEAEVGQPQVAFRETIRQSVEQECKYAKQSGGRGQYGHVFIRLEPQEPGKGYEFVNNISGGVIPKEYIPAVDKGIQEAMQNGVLAGYPVVDFKVTLFDGSYHDVDSSEMAFKIAGSMAFKDACRKAGAVLLEPMMKVEVEVPEEYMGDVIGDLNRRRGQINSMDDRMGLKIVNAFVPLAEMFGYSTDLRSATQGRGTYTMEFDHYGEVPSNISKEIMEKRNG
- a CDS encoding sulfurtransferase TusA family protein: MKELDVRGLSCPEPVLNLKPLCEQGEESIRVLCSCGAASDNIQRMASHYGYEVKKISEVQGEIVYELCKKLG
- a CDS encoding sodium-dependent transporter; this translates as MTRFSKIGFILATAGSAIGLGGIWKFPYMVGESGGGAFVLIFIIAFLVFGLSVFIAEMILGRASERDCFSAFETLAPKGHKYLKYGGIMVFSGLVIFSFYVVVLGWLTHYMMLSLIGLPKTLEATQNLWGNFVSAQVGYQLLWHFVIVALCAYVLNQGVKKGIEKLNLILMPLLLIIFIGLLGYAMYQDSFWASFNFLFAPDFSKLTPKVIVDAIGQAFFALSLGVGVILTYSNSLPKKGNFIRSAIIIALLNFVFCIVAGLVIFTFIFGYGATPDSGPGLVFISLPLIFANMGLSGQIIAFLFFIALIFAGITSAISMLEPLNAWLIDRFSFSRTKANLTTISITYILGVILLFSNIAIYQENLSFFGKNLFGWFDYISASYMLPLAGVFLCIFVGWILPKSQVYAMCEGNLTGKIFKIWYFIIKFIAPVGIIVSMITLAIEGL
- a CDS encoding DUF3343 domain-containing protein; amino-acid sequence: MICGYLIFFTTASAFETEMLLKTTKIHFKLVPTPREFSSDCGIAIYFEVESVATLQEKLDVSKIEYEIKLL